A genomic region of Rhodospirillales bacterium contains the following coding sequences:
- a CDS encoding response regulator, which produces MKIIQESPEHHFLGFIEKIRSDASGWVGMHFALSGKINHFDLTDQPKTIKKNLDKIQVEGQALLAKAQAKIDVFGNAILYGFSDGDVVILMRPRNEAEQATSKELFETLAGQAGKSLSRYSHLAKDSHTYQKLAEQRLLAAKRVEAYRAMADAHKVGSLALRRKKRTEPFVLLVEDDRFTAACAIDILNKQYKFSYVSSGEEAIISYIEHAPDIVLLDIHLPGLNGHETLHALKKIDPDAYVIMVSVDTMKTNIVSASKSGAAGFLKKPFAKDRLLAAIQKSPFIK; this is translated from the coding sequence ATGAAAATAATTCAGGAAAGCCCGGAGCATCATTTTCTGGGATTTATCGAAAAAATACGCAGCGATGCCAGTGGCTGGGTTGGGATGCATTTTGCGTTGTCGGGGAAAATCAATCATTTTGACCTGACCGATCAGCCGAAGACCATTAAAAAAAACCTCGACAAGATACAGGTCGAAGGGCAGGCGCTTCTTGCAAAGGCGCAGGCAAAAATTGATGTTTTTGGTAATGCTATCCTGTACGGATTTTCCGATGGGGATGTTGTTATATTGATGCGGCCCCGCAATGAAGCAGAGCAGGCCACATCAAAGGAACTATTCGAAACGCTTGCGGGACAGGCCGGGAAAAGTCTGTCCCGTTACAGCCATTTGGCCAAGGACAGCCATACCTATCAGAAACTGGCCGAGCAACGGTTGCTGGCGGCCAAACGCGTGGAGGCTTACCGGGCGATGGCTGATGCGCACAAGGTCGGTTCGTTGGCCTTGCGCCGGAAAAAACGGACCGAGCCGTTCGTGTTATTGGTTGAAGATGACCGGTTTACGGCGGCCTGCGCCATTGATATCCTGAACAAGCAATATAAATTTTCTTATGTCAGCAGCGGGGAAGAGGCGATTATATCCTATATCGAGCATGCGCCGGATATCGTTTTGCTGGATATTCATTTGCCGGGGCTGAATGGCCATGAAACGCTGCATGCGCTTAAGAAAATCGATCCCGATGCCTATGTCATCATGGTCAGCGTCGATACGATGAAAACGAATATCGTGTCTGCCAGCAAAAGCGGCGCTGCCGGGTTTTTGAAAAAGCCCTTTGCCAAGGACCGGCTTTTGGCGGCCATCCAGAAATCGCCCTTTATTAAATAA
- a CDS encoding TonB-dependent copper receptor — protein sequence MNSRLHTLSFSLSLVSCFLAGSAWAQTSSYEPLPQMTVQAAPFPYTPGTSVIIPDEYAGTAHDGGQFLSLIPGVSGGRMGGHGIEPVIHGQQQTQLNILVDGAFIHGGCPNRMDPPASFAAVNSYDEVTVLKGYQTVQAGPGGTGGTVLFERKPYDFTGDQIQWSGKTEAGYGLNGNVRDGFVDVAAGNKIAQLRLNASVTRAHNYEDGSGNEVRGAFNSHTLNLMPTWNISDNTALTLGLERLRTDDALFEGAGMDAPLDESYIYRSKLTHKYDHDFMRAVTVEAYKSLVDHMMDNYSLRTNTGMKMRVPSESDTFGGKITADMMLQDIPFTLGIEHHDNNRDAKRYSGVPAAPDATTPQSYMWPDATIAQTGLFAEGEIPMAAQTRLKLGGRYDRVKAEANAADIVFGAISANTLYQNHYGYTATDQTEHNFGALARLEYDMKENTTLFAGISRSVRTADTTERFMAANSAAAAQRWVGNPQLEPEAHHQIDAGFSTEGKSWSFGAMAYYDDVNNFIMRDLARGQDGIVANSNEAVYRNIDATLAGGEIEGKWQISDVVGLDAALAYTYGNNDEDHDALAQIPPIEGHVAVNYGRNNWTIGSRMNFATQQNRIDNDTSMRDADKTPGYITLDLYADMEINPVFTVKLGVDNVLDHDYARHLNRSNAFDPTEIQVNEPGRAAWLRVSAQF from the coding sequence ATGAATTCCCGCCTGCATACCCTGTCTTTTTCTCTCAGCCTTGTTTCATGTTTTCTGGCAGGAAGTGCGTGGGCGCAGACCTCCTCCTATGAACCTTTGCCGCAAATGACCGTACAAGCCGCGCCGTTCCCTTACACACCGGGCACCAGCGTCATTATCCCTGACGAATACGCCGGAACGGCCCATGACGGCGGCCAGTTTTTGAGCCTGATCCCCGGCGTATCCGGTGGCCGCATGGGTGGCCATGGAATTGAGCCCGTCATTCACGGCCAGCAACAAACCCAGTTAAACATCCTTGTCGATGGCGCATTCATCCACGGCGGATGCCCCAACCGGATGGATCCCCCCGCCTCTTTTGCTGCAGTAAACAGCTATGACGAAGTCACGGTTTTAAAAGGCTATCAAACTGTACAAGCCGGCCCTGGCGGCACAGGGGGAACCGTATTGTTCGAACGCAAGCCCTATGATTTCACCGGCGATCAAATCCAGTGGTCCGGCAAAACCGAAGCCGGATACGGCCTGAACGGCAACGTACGTGATGGCTTTGTCGATGTTGCTGCCGGCAATAAAATCGCACAACTCCGCCTGAACGCTTCCGTCACACGCGCCCACAACTATGAAGACGGCAGCGGTAATGAAGTCCGCGGCGCTTTTAATTCTCATACCCTTAACCTGATGCCGACATGGAACATCAGTGACAACACCGCTTTAACACTGGGACTTGAACGTCTGCGCACGGATGACGCCTTGTTCGAAGGCGCCGGCATGGATGCACCGCTGGACGAAAGCTACATTTACCGCAGCAAGCTTACCCATAAATACGATCATGATTTCATGCGCGCGGTTACGGTCGAGGCTTATAAATCGCTGGTTGATCACATGATGGATAATTACTCTTTGCGCACCAACACCGGCATGAAAATGCGGGTTCCCTCGGAATCAGATACATTCGGCGGGAAAATTACGGCAGACATGATGCTGCAGGATATTCCATTCACTCTGGGAATCGAACACCATGACAATAACCGCGACGCCAAGCGTTACAGCGGCGTTCCGGCGGCACCCGATGCTACCACCCCGCAATCCTACATGTGGCCGGATGCCACGATCGCCCAGACAGGGCTGTTCGCTGAAGGGGAAATACCGATGGCCGCCCAAACCCGCCTGAAACTCGGCGGGCGCTATGACCGGGTCAAGGCGGAGGCCAACGCCGCTGACATCGTGTTTGGCGCTATATCAGCCAATACCCTGTACCAAAACCATTACGGCTATACCGCCACCGATCAAACCGAACATAATTTCGGAGCGCTGGCACGGCTGGAATACGACATGAAGGAAAACACAACCCTGTTTGCCGGGATCAGCCGCTCGGTCCGCACCGCCGACACCACCGAGCGCTTTATGGCTGCCAATAGCGCCGCCGCCGCCCAGCGCTGGGTTGGTAATCCACAGCTTGAGCCTGAAGCCCATCATCAGATTGACGCCGGATTTTCGACCGAAGGGAAAAGCTGGTCGTTCGGGGCCATGGCCTACTATGACGATGTCAACAATTTCATCATGCGTGACCTCGCCCGCGGTCAGGACGGCATCGTTGCCAACAGCAATGAAGCCGTTTACCGCAATATCGACGCTACGCTGGCGGGCGGAGAAATCGAAGGAAAGTGGCAGATTAGCGATGTTGTCGGTCTTGACGCCGCCCTGGCTTATACCTACGGCAACAATGATGAAGACCATGATGCGCTGGCACAAATTCCACCGATCGAAGGTCACGTTGCCGTCAATTATGGGCGCAACAACTGGACCATTGGTAGCCGCATGAACTTTGCAACCCAGCAAAACCGGATCGACAATGACACCAGCATGCGCGACGCCGACAAGACACCCGGCTATATCACACTGGACCTTTATGCGGATATGGAGATCAATCCGGTCTTTACGGTGAAGCTTGGTGTTGATAATGTTCTGGATCATGACTATGCGCGCCACCTTAACCGCAGCAATGCCTTCGATCCCACGGAAATCCAGGTCAACGAACCCGGACGAGCCGCTTGGCTGCGCGTATCGGCCCAGTTCTAG
- a CDS encoding energy transducer TonB codes for MSLHGLILAALIVTVSAGVIYGRGPAFTEAISVDLVFIPETVPVPEQNQIIPVTEPQQPKTQKSVLLDDIGPVLSQKQATEPQSVEQSTPVTAPRTATAKESGHKGIMPYDYRQTLVRHIEEHKYYPVAARRRGLEGEATVAFSMDPAGNLQHARVIKTSGQHILDNAALVTIRQASPYPPPPQTLEARAFELPIHFSLKR; via the coding sequence GTGTCTTTGCACGGATTGATACTGGCGGCTTTGATCGTTACGGTCAGTGCCGGCGTTATATATGGCCGTGGCCCTGCCTTTACCGAAGCAATCTCTGTCGATCTGGTATTCATTCCCGAAACGGTGCCCGTGCCGGAACAAAATCAAATCATACCGGTCACCGAACCACAACAACCGAAAACACAAAAATCGGTCCTTCTGGATGATATCGGCCCGGTTTTAAGCCAAAAACAGGCTACCGAACCACAAAGCGTCGAGCAATCCACGCCCGTAACCGCCCCCCGAACGGCCACGGCAAAAGAGTCCGGTCACAAAGGCATCATGCCTTACGACTACCGGCAAACACTGGTCCGGCATATCGAAGAGCATAAATATTACCCGGTAGCCGCGCGCCGCCGCGGGCTGGAAGGAGAGGCCACCGTAGCCTTCAGCATGGATCCCGCCGGGAATCTGCAACACGCCCGCGTTATCAAGACATCCGGACAACACATTCTGGATAACGCGGCGCTGGTCACCATCCGGCAAGCCAGCCCTTATCCGCCGCCACCCCAAACTCTGGAGGCCAGAGCCTTCGAGCTACCCATTCATTTCAGTCTCAAGAGGTAA
- the pyrC gene encoding dihydroorotase, which translates to MTQFTLPKWYDLHMHMRQEELLTPLVQAQISMGCAGVLAMPNTRPPTAVVHAKDETDGMQSIENYAAAIRAAGGDAFSTLIVPLYLTRAATPEMIAEGAQSGQLKACKYYPPHGTTNADFGAPLETFIENGVFAAMEKHGIVLCIHGEEHGLCAEHYFDRHINAETLFYRDHMPKLAGTFPNLKIVCEHITTKAAADFVHSHGPNVAATITPQHLLYTVGTLIQGLKYHLFCLPVVKFEDDRTALRVAATAPDNTKFFAGTDSAPHTKKATECGCAAGCFTGGVAPQLYAQAFEESGIDLSGTDGQERFKRFLCLNGADFYNLPVPEETFTLTKEPQKIDILNTPAGPITPLPAGMNPLHSEKGTVLPWNLS; encoded by the coding sequence ATGACCCAATTCACGCTTCCCAAATGGTACGATTTGCATATGCATATGCGGCAAGAAGAATTGCTGACGCCACTGGTGCAAGCCCAGATTTCCATGGGTTGTGCCGGGGTCCTGGCCATGCCGAACACAAGGCCGCCCACCGCGGTGGTCCACGCAAAAGATGAAACGGACGGCATGCAAAGCATCGAAAATTATGCCGCCGCCATTCGCGCCGCCGGGGGAGATGCCTTTTCGACACTCATCGTACCGCTGTACCTGACCCGCGCCGCCACACCTGAAATGATTGCCGAAGGCGCTCAAAGCGGCCAACTGAAAGCCTGTAAATATTACCCGCCACACGGCACAACCAATGCCGATTTCGGCGCGCCGCTGGAAACATTCATCGAAAACGGCGTCTTCGCGGCCATGGAGAAACATGGCATTGTTCTCTGCATCCACGGCGAAGAACACGGCCTGTGTGCCGAACACTACTTTGACAGGCATATCAACGCCGAAACCCTGTTTTACCGCGACCATATGCCCAAACTGGCGGGTACATTCCCGAACCTCAAAATTGTCTGCGAGCATATCACCACCAAAGCCGCCGCTGATTTCGTTCATAGCCACGGCCCCAACGTCGCCGCAACCATCACACCGCAACATTTGCTCTATACCGTCGGGACACTGATTCAAGGTCTAAAATACCATTTGTTCTGCCTGCCCGTTGTTAAGTTCGAAGACGACCGGACCGCCTTGCGGGTCGCGGCAACAGCCCCCGATAACACCAAATTCTTTGCAGGCACCGACAGTGCGCCGCATACCAAAAAAGCAACCGAATGCGGCTGCGCCGCCGGATGCTTCACGGGGGGCGTCGCCCCACAACTCTACGCGCAAGCCTTTGAAGAAAGCGGGATTGATTTGTCCGGCACTGACGGGCAAGAACGTTTCAAGCGTTTTCTCTGTCTGAACGGTGCTGATTTTTATAACCTGCCCGTCCCGGAAGAGACCTTCACGCTGACCAAAGAACCCCAGAAAATCGATATCCTGAACACTCCGGCGGGGCCGATAACACCTCTGCCGGCAGGCATGAATCCGCTCCATTCGGAAAAAGGAACCGTTCTTCCGTGGAACCTGTCGTAA
- a CDS encoding EAL domain-containing protein, with the protein MSHSQKQSVLDLPYSMRKKTTEKAGKLGGLSLGAMSTPVHMWRSRLSWRIALAVFLTILTVQVTILSLTIKDYEQTRLNELAETGRAGIALVMDKKTSNSLESPINTEKAEHLITNTAITGLVIYSAIGENLLGSFGDQVVLSMLNRDNTMSSYRSADGNAYEVVFRPGHLGRPYTIVARLDATHIQGMVIDHIKQTMWIMLLMSAFVTTVLMIALGRWLLEPILFLRDNFMRASENPEQPNIPASPFDPNDEIGSTISIAQRLINQNAENIRHIKSAAEDQIHRLAYYDSLTGLPNRTLFIQKLSEQAKKNSAEGAEGRFAVVALDLDHFKDINDSMGHNVGDAILRAVGKRLRAAMPESAVVARTGEDEYAITMALTKDITDARDIGEKVAHVIRAEPFKAFNENFQVRASIGVATFPDDGTDPDQVLKNADIALNQAKEKGRDTVREYSEDFDRAVQQRFQMLRDLRDAMEHDQLLLHYQPQFDLNTGRIIGAEALIRWWKPDNSKEGGSFIPPVDFIPIAEQSGLIVPIGEWVLRVACESAARWNNEGHNFRIAVNVSGAQFYQSDLVATVSKILQETGLPANKLELEVTESVFMDDITHAIQTLQNLHGLGVELAIDDFGTGYSSLSYLRQFPIDRLKIDQSFIRNALNNADDAAIARTIVRLGHSLNLKVIAEGVETIDHENFLRAENCDEVQGFRYSRPIPEDQINTFLSEYNGDLASFDS; encoded by the coding sequence ATGTCACATTCTCAAAAACAATCTGTTCTGGATCTGCCTTACAGCATGAGAAAGAAAACAACTGAAAAAGCCGGAAAACTGGGTGGGCTGAGCTTAGGCGCTATGTCTACGCCTGTTCACATGTGGCGCAGCCGTCTGAGCTGGCGCATTGCTCTGGCTGTGTTTTTGACGATTTTAACCGTACAGGTCACCATACTCAGCCTGACCATCAAGGACTATGAACAAACACGCCTGAATGAGTTGGCGGAAACAGGCAGAGCCGGCATTGCTCTGGTTATGGACAAAAAAACCAGCAATTCGCTGGAATCCCCAATCAACACCGAAAAAGCAGAACATTTAATTACGAACACAGCAATCACCGGTCTGGTTATTTATTCAGCGATTGGCGAGAACCTTCTGGGTTCCTTTGGGGATCAGGTTGTTCTAAGCATGCTCAACCGCGATAACACCATGTCTTCCTATCGCAGCGCCGACGGCAACGCTTATGAAGTCGTTTTTCGCCCCGGCCATTTAGGTCGGCCTTACACAATCGTCGCCCGGCTCGATGCAACCCATATCCAGGGGATGGTCATCGATCATATCAAGCAAACCATGTGGATTATGCTTCTTATGTCAGCGTTTGTGACAACGGTTTTGATGATTGCGCTGGGACGCTGGCTTCTTGAACCCATTTTGTTCTTACGTGATAACTTTATGCGGGCTTCGGAAAACCCGGAACAGCCTAACATTCCGGCATCGCCCTTTGATCCCAATGATGAAATAGGCAGCACCATCAGCATCGCCCAACGACTAATCAACCAGAACGCGGAAAACATCCGGCATATCAAAAGCGCCGCCGAAGACCAGATTCACCGGCTGGCTTATTATGACAGCCTGACAGGACTGCCCAACCGGACCCTGTTTATCCAGAAATTAAGTGAACAGGCCAAGAAAAACAGCGCGGAGGGGGCCGAAGGCCGATTTGCCGTCGTGGCTCTTGACCTCGACCACTTTAAAGACATCAATGACAGTATGGGGCATAACGTTGGCGATGCCATTCTGCGGGCCGTTGGCAAACGTTTGCGCGCGGCTATGCCGGAATCAGCCGTCGTCGCCCGGACCGGCGAGGACGAATACGCGATCACCATGGCCCTGACAAAGGATATTACCGACGCCCGCGATATCGGTGAAAAAGTGGCGCACGTAATCCGTGCCGAACCGTTTAAAGCATTTAACGAAAACTTTCAGGTCCGCGCCTCCATCGGCGTCGCCACGTTCCCGGATGATGGCACCGACCCCGATCAGGTTCTGAAAAACGCCGATATTGCTCTAAATCAGGCCAAAGAAAAAGGCCGGGACACCGTCCGTGAATACTCCGAAGATTTTGATCGGGCGGTCCAGCAGCGCTTCCAGATGCTCCGCGATCTCCGCGATGCCATGGAGCACGACCAGTTACTTTTGCACTACCAGCCGCAATTCGATCTCAACACAGGCCGCATTATCGGCGCGGAAGCCCTGATACGCTGGTGGAAGCCGGATAACAGCAAAGAAGGTGGAAGCTTTATCCCGCCTGTCGATTTTATTCCGATTGCCGAACAATCTGGGCTGATTGTCCCCATCGGAGAATGGGTTTTGCGCGTAGCGTGTGAAAGCGCCGCAAGATGGAACAACGAAGGTCACAATTTCCGCATCGCCGTCAACGTATCCGGCGCCCAGTTCTATCAAAGTGACCTGGTAGCCACCGTATCCAAAATACTTCAGGAAACCGGACTTCCCGCCAACAAGTTAGAATTGGAAGTAACAGAAAGCGTCTTTATGGACGATATTACGCACGCCATTCAAACCCTGCAAAACCTTCACGGTCTGGGTGTTGAGCTGGCAATTGACGACTTCGGAACCGGCTATTCTTCCCTGTCATACCTGCGGCAATTCCCGATTGATCGGCTGAAAATCGACCAGTCCTTTATCCGGAACGCCCTGAACAACGCGGATGATGCAGCGATTGCACGAACAATCGTTCGCCTTGGCCATTCGCTGAACCTGAAAGTCATCGCGGAAGGCGTGGAAACCATTGACCATGAAAACTTCCTCCGGGCTGAAAATTGTGATGAAGTACAAGGTTTCCGCTACTCCCGTCCCATTCCGGAAGATCAGATCAACACGTTCCTGTCTGAATATAACGGCGATCTGGCTAGTTTCGACAGTTGA
- the aroA gene encoding 3-phosphoshikimate 1-carboxyvinyltransferase, which produces MIDTGPLTSSKAEKLTGTARIPGDKSMSHRSLMLGALAKEETIIHGLLEGEDVLDTAAAMRAMGARIENAQDGTWRIHGVGTGHLQEPDNVLDMGNSGTSTRLLAGVIAAHPITVTMTGDGSLRKRPMKRVKTPLEEMGAKFLTRTGDRLPLTIQGSDNLRPITYHLPVASAQVKSAILLAGLNTKGKTTVIEDKPTRDHTENMLRAFGADVTTTRDDTGAYVITIDGPQELFGCTVDIPADPSSAAFPAVAALLVDGSEIKLPRIGMNDRRTGLYVTLKEMGADITFANERTEAGEPVADLIIRGTGSLKGINVPAERVPAMIDEFPVLAMAAACANGTTRMTGLAELRVKESDRLLLVAEGLKACGVNLEMGEDWLTIHGTGKPPYGGATIETALDHRIAMSFLVLGTVTDEPVTIDDARPIATSFPNFVDLMNDLGAAIDSPDNPVALAL; this is translated from the coding sequence ATGATAGACACTGGACCCCTGACATCATCCAAAGCTGAAAAGCTCACTGGCACCGCCCGCATCCCCGGAGACAAATCTATGTCGCACCGGTCTCTTATGCTGGGCGCCTTAGCCAAGGAGGAGACCATCATCCATGGCCTGCTGGAGGGCGAGGACGTCCTCGACACAGCCGCAGCGATGAGAGCCATGGGCGCCCGGATAGAAAACGCGCAAGACGGCACATGGCGCATTCATGGCGTCGGCACTGGGCATCTACAGGAACCGGACAATGTTCTGGATATGGGGAACTCCGGCACCTCGACACGGCTTTTGGCCGGTGTGATTGCCGCCCACCCCATCACAGTAACCATGACCGGCGATGGTTCGTTGCGAAAACGCCCGATGAAACGCGTAAAAACACCGCTGGAAGAAATGGGCGCAAAGTTCCTGACCCGCACGGGCGACCGCCTGCCGCTGACGATACAGGGATCAGACAACCTAAGGCCGATCACCTACCATCTGCCCGTCGCGTCGGCACAGGTTAAATCCGCGATCTTGCTGGCCGGTTTAAATACCAAAGGCAAAACCACGGTCATAGAGGACAAACCTACCCGCGATCATACTGAAAACATGCTCCGCGCTTTTGGCGCAGACGTAACGACAACCCGCGACGACACCGGAGCGTACGTTATCACGATTGACGGACCACAGGAATTATTCGGCTGCACCGTCGATATCCCCGCCGACCCCAGCTCGGCAGCTTTCCCGGCTGTTGCCGCGCTTTTGGTCGATGGATCGGAAATCAAACTGCCGCGGATTGGCATGAATGACAGACGTACGGGGCTGTACGTCACCTTAAAGGAAATGGGCGCTGATATTACTTTTGCCAATGAACGTACCGAAGCCGGGGAACCGGTCGCCGATCTGATTATCCGAGGCACCGGTTCCCTGAAGGGGATAAATGTCCCGGCCGAACGCGTGCCGGCGATGATCGACGAGTTCCCTGTTCTGGCTATGGCCGCCGCCTGTGCTAACGGCACAACCCGCATGACCGGTCTGGCCGAGCTACGCGTCAAGGAAAGCGATCGCCTGCTGTTGGTCGCCGAAGGGCTGAAAGCCTGCGGTGTAAACCTTGAAATGGGCGAAGACTGGCTGACAATTCATGGCACGGGAAAACCGCCGTACGGCGGCGCCACCATCGAAACGGCGCTGGATCACCGGATCGCCATGAGCTTTCTGGTCCTCGGCACGGTTACGGACGAACCCGTCACCATCGACGATGCCCGACCGATCGCCACCAGTTTCCCGAATTTTGTCGATTTAATGAACGATCTCGGCGCGGCCATTGATTCACCGGACAATCCGGTCGCCCTCGCCCTGTAA
- a CDS encoding amino acid ABC transporter substrate-binding protein, whose amino-acid sequence MKYLIVTLLALFIALPAHAADKDNAYDRVIKSGKIRCGYYVFPPATQVDPNTGELSGMFVEMWEILGKNMNLDVEWTEELSFGNMYEGLMTGRYDAICTPDWPNAASARVALYTVPVFFSGINVYVRGDDTRFDNGFMALNDESYTVSVQDGSVEDQIRQLRFPNAKTTGISRDAPATQMELNVMNKKADATFLDHNRFMQFNEAHPGALKKINDDPIRIYPFKVAVARGEYDLKFWIDESIEELIHNGEMTRLIDKWELFPGSFLPVAKPYEVQK is encoded by the coding sequence ATGAAATACCTGATCGTAACCCTGCTGGCCCTGTTTATCGCTCTTCCTGCTCATGCCGCCGATAAAGACAACGCCTATGACCGGGTCATAAAATCCGGCAAGATTCGCTGCGGCTACTATGTCTTTCCCCCGGCCACGCAGGTTGACCCCAACACCGGTGAGCTATCGGGCATGTTCGTTGAAATGTGGGAAATCCTTGGCAAAAACATGAACCTCGATGTTGAATGGACCGAAGAACTCTCCTTCGGCAACATGTATGAAGGACTGATGACCGGCCGCTATGACGCAATCTGCACCCCCGACTGGCCCAACGCCGCCAGCGCCCGTGTGGCTTTGTATACCGTCCCGGTGTTTTTTTCCGGCATCAACGTCTATGTCCGCGGCGATGACACCCGCTTTGACAATGGCTTCATGGCCTTGAATGATGAATCCTACACCGTCTCGGTTCAGGACGGATCCGTCGAAGATCAAATTCGCCAACTGCGCTTTCCAAACGCAAAAACGACCGGTATTTCGCGAGATGCCCCGGCGACCCAGATGGAGCTAAACGTCATGAACAAAAAGGCTGACGCAACCTTTCTGGATCATAATCGGTTCATGCAATTCAACGAGGCCCACCCCGGCGCCCTGAAAAAAATCAACGATGACCCGATCCGCATCTACCCGTTCAAGGTCGCCGTTGCCCGCGGCGAATACGACCTGAAATTCTGGATTGACGAGTCGATTGAAGAACTTATCCACAACGGCGAAATGACCCGTCTGATTGATAAATGGGAACTGTTCCCCGGCTCGTTCCTGCCCGTTGCCAAACCCTACGAGGTCCAAAAATGA
- a CDS encoding ABC transporter substrate-binding protein: MKPLILTLLILFITLPVHAADNESVYDRVMKSGTIRCGYAMWPGHLNKDPNTGEMSGVFYDYMETLARNLNLKIEWAEEIGWGDMVAALKFNRIDAYCVTTAYNAERAREVDFLSPLFYMPSDLFVQADDTRFDYHPEKLNDPAITMTIVEGDIYNKITDRNFPQAQTLDLPQLASMAELYMTVADGKADATLSEVSGALEFMAANPGKIRRVKLEKPFQAMPVSIPVKGGEYRFQRMLDIATIEMLNNSTFEAILKKYEKYPGTFLRIQPDYEVAQ, from the coding sequence ATGAAGCCTCTCATTCTGACCCTTTTGATCCTGTTTATTACGCTCCCGGTCCACGCCGCGGATAATGAGTCCGTCTATGACCGTGTCATGAAATCCGGAACGATCCGCTGCGGCTATGCCATGTGGCCAGGTCATTTGAACAAAGACCCGAATACGGGTGAAATGTCCGGCGTTTTTTATGATTACATGGAAACGCTGGCCCGAAACCTGAACCTGAAAATCGAATGGGCCGAAGAAATCGGCTGGGGCGATATGGTTGCAGCCCTGAAATTTAACCGCATTGACGCCTATTGCGTAACGACGGCCTATAATGCCGAACGCGCGCGGGAAGTTGATTTCCTGTCCCCGCTTTTCTACATGCCCAGTGATTTGTTCGTGCAGGCAGACGACACGCGTTTTGATTATCACCCCGAAAAATTGAACGATCCGGCGATCACCATGACAATTGTCGAAGGGGATATTTATAATAAAATCACAGACCGCAATTTCCCGCAGGCACAAACTCTTGATTTGCCACAACTAGCCTCAATGGCAGAGCTTTACATGACGGTAGCCGACGGCAAAGCTGACGCCACCTTATCGGAAGTATCCGGAGCGCTGGAGTTTATGGCTGCCAATCCCGGAAAAATCCGGCGCGTTAAACTCGAAAAACCTTTTCAAGCCATGCCGGTATCAATCCCCGTCAAAGGCGGAGAATATCGCTTCCAACGCATGCTCGACATCGCCACCATTGAAATGCTTAATAATAGCACGTTCGAAGCCATCCTGAAAAAATACGAAAAATACCCGGGCACATTCCTACGCATACAACCCGACTATGAGGTCGCCCAATGA
- a CDS encoding transporter substrate-binding domain-containing protein → MKQIILAIIALLIALPAQAAEKESVYDRVMHTGVMRCAYIVYPPETIKDPNTGALSGTVVETIEALGKQLDLKIEWTEEVPFTHMFEGLYSGRHDALCSGLFENPQRAKRALFSVPSNYGVTYAFARSDDTRFDDSLTAVNSPDITIAVIDGELAQSIAAEMFPDAKTYALPQLTDISMVLESVATKKADVAFLQKAPGRRFIEANPGKIKTIGKEPIRAYPAPPLAFHPDEIKLKLLFDVGIRTLLLNGTIENILRKYDPELDSYRLIAKPYEAAE, encoded by the coding sequence ATGAAACAGATAATTCTAGCCATAATCGCCCTGTTGATCGCCTTACCCGCCCAGGCAGCGGAGAAAGAATCCGTCTATGACCGGGTGATGCATACGGGTGTGATGCGTTGCGCCTATATCGTCTATCCCCCGGAAACGATCAAGGATCCAAACACAGGGGCTTTGTCGGGAACGGTTGTCGAAACGATAGAAGCGCTCGGGAAGCAACTAGATCTTAAAATTGAGTGGACCGAGGAAGTGCCCTTTACCCACATGTTCGAAGGGTTATATTCCGGACGGCATGACGCGCTGTGTTCAGGGCTGTTCGAAAACCCGCAACGCGCCAAACGTGCTTTATTCAGTGTGCCGAGCAATTACGGTGTCACGTACGCCTTTGCCCGCAGCGACGATACCCGGTTCGACGATTCCTTGACAGCCGTCAATAGCCCGGACATCACCATCGCCGTTATCGACGGGGAACTGGCGCAGTCAATCGCAGCTGAAATGTTTCCCGATGCTAAAACTTATGCCCTGCCGCAACTAACGGATATTTCGATGGTTTTGGAATCTGTAGCGACAAAAAAAGCGGATGTTGCCTTTTTGCAAAAAGCACCGGGACGCCGTTTTATAGAAGCCAACCCCGGAAAAATAAAAACCATCGGCAAAGAGCCAATTAGGGCTTACCCGGCGCCGCCCTTGGCTTTTCATCCCGATGAAATCAAATTAAAACTCTTGTTTGACGTCGGGATCAGAACGTTGCTGTTAAACGGCACAATCGAAAATATATTACGCAAATACGATCCAGAACTTGATTCCTACCGCCTAATCGCCAAACCGTATGAGGCTGCTGAATAA